Part of the Neisseria subflava genome is shown below.
ATTGCTCCATGCGGTGGCGACGTCGTTGCCGACCGGTGATACTTGGCCAAGACCTGTGATGACTACTCTTCTCTGACTCATGATAATCTCGCTGTTGGTTGTCGGGATTTTCGCGGCAGCCTTGCTCTTTTTCTTCGTGAAAACGGGCAAAACTCATGCCGTCTGAAATTTCAGGGGTTTAATAATAAGGTAAAAGCCTCTATTGCGATGGCGCAGCAGAGGCTGGATGTTTGGTGCGACCGATTAGCCTTGGTGGGCGTTGATGTAGTCGATAGCCAATTGTACGGTAGTGATTTTTTCAGCGTCTTCGTCAGGGATTTCGCAGCCGAAAGCTTCTTCCAAAGCCATCACCAGTTCTACGGTGTCCAGAGAGTCAGCACCCAAATCGTCTTGGAAAGAAGATTCGTTTTTCACTTCGGCTTCGTTTACGCCCAGTTGTTCAGCAACAATTTTTTTAACTTGTTGTTCGATGTTTGACATGTCAGTCGTTCCTTTTCGCCTTGCGGCAGGTTGTTTAAGGGAAATAATTCGTCGGTATTGTACCGAATTCGGATAGAGTTTTCCATCTAATCCTGCATTTTAGCACAGATTATTCTGGAAAAACCTGTTGTTGCGCATATTAGCATATGCTGATTTTAACCTACAAGCGGGAATTTGTTTTTCCTTGGTATCAATAAGTTAATAAGCGGAAAGGTCGTCTGAAAACTGATTTCCCCGTTTTCAGACGACCTTTTATTCAATCAAGGCAGATTTGGGATAACCCAAGTAGCGTGGGCTTTCCCCACGAAATCCACCATCCAACAACTAAATCCGACAACAGTCACATAGACTTTCATTTTGGCATTCATCTCGTGGGTAAAGCCCACATTACGGCTTGCTGTAACGGCAACTTTGCCCTTCCTTCATCTAACGGAGGGAAAGTTTGCGGACGTATGCTAATATAGTATATTGCGGGAAGTGTGCCTGTCAGATTTAGCCGTAATGGCAAGGCATTATTTCATTACTCAAAAATTCTTTATGAATTAGATGCTTAAAATAAACTATTAAAACTTTAGGATACGCATATGCAAGATCAGGAAGAAAGTAAAAATCAGGAAATACAAGAAAAGCAGAAACAAGAAGACAATGGTGCCATGACCAAGTTGCAAGATGTGTTCAATCTTGCGCATGACCAAGCTCATCCCGATAAGATCGATGCCACCATCCGCGCCAATACTCGGGTGACCGGAACCAGTATGTGGGTATTGATGTTTGCCATTGCCGTGTCGAGTATCGGTCTGAATGTAAACAGCACGGCAGTAGTGATCGGAGCGATGTTGATTTCGCCGTTGATGGGGCCGATAGTCGGTATGGGTTACGGTTTGGCGGTAGGGGATACTGCGCTGATCCGTCAAGCCGTGCGCAATATTATTATATTCGTCGTCATCAGCTTGATTACCGCTACGTTGTATTTCCTGTTAACCCCGCTTAAAGAGGCGCAAAGCGAGATTTTGGCGCGTACTCAGCCGACCCTTTGGGATGTGTTGATTGCCTTCTTCGGCGGTAGTGCGGGTATTGTGGCGCTGACCCGAAAAGAGGGAGGCAATGCCATACCGGGTGTGGCGATTGCTACCGCATTGATGCCGCCCCTGTGTACTGCGGGCTACGGACTGGCACATGGCAACTGGCACTACTTTCTCGGTGCTTCATATCTTTTTGCCATCAACTGCGTGTTCATCGCTTTTGCGACCTTGTTGTTTTCCAAGCTGCTCAAGCTGCCGCGCAGGGGGTTGGTAAAGGAATCCAAACGCCGGTTGCACAGCATCATTATTACTGCCGTCGTACTTGCTGTCATGATTCCGAGCGGCTATATGGCATCAGGACTGGTGCGTCAGGAAATCTTCAACACCAGAGCCAATGCTGCCATTGCCACTGCGAAGCAACAGGAAGGTTTTTTCGTGCTGCGTAAGATGTTGAACCATAGAGAAAATAAAGTCAGTCTGGTTGTCAATGGAACGGGCAATGCCGAGAAAATTTCCGCCTTGCTGGTGAAAAGCCTTGAAGCGTCAGGTGTGAAAGAGCCGAAGGTCAACGTGGTCTATGCGGGAGGGGACAATGCCAAAATCGAAGAATTGCTGGCAAGCCAAAACAACCCGGTTCAGCAGCAAAATGAGCTGAAAGAGCAACAGGCCTATATCGATACCGTACTGGCAGGCAAAGCCTCCGATATCGACGATGCAGCGGTACTTAAGGAATTAAAAGCCCAATATCCGGAAGCGGAAAAAATCGTTGTCGGACGCGGCTTGGCTTGGGATAAAGCGCAAACAATGCCTGTTTCCGAACAGTCTGAAAGCCAAAAAAACGCAGAACCGAAGACAGATACATATGACGATATCGTCGTTGTCTCTCTCGAATTGGAGCAGCCACTACCTGCCAAAGATCACGAGCGGATACAGGCGTGGTTAAACCAGCGTTATGAGGGTAAGGTAGTGCGCATATTGCAAACGCACAAGTCTCAGACAGATAAACCGTCTAACGAATAATCGCCTTCAGGCTTTATCCATTTCCGAGAGATCATTGATTGTTCCTAGTACACCAAATCCGCCTCAAACACGCCTCTCAAGGCGTTGGAGAGGCGGATTTTTTCTGTGCGTTCGAGCATATCGCGGGTGATGTGTGTTTCGATGATGGTGTCCGCGCCCAAGTAGGTTTGCAGCTGCTGCAACACGGCTTGGCGCATGATGCCGTTGAGGATATCCAAATCCAGAGACGGGGTGAGACGGGTGTTTTTGTGCATGTTCATGTTTCAGTATTCTCCTGGAAATACTGTAAACAACGCTACTAGTTTCTACAGCATCGAGTTGATAACGTTCGCCCACACCGGCAAGGTTTTCTGCGCCAAGGACGAGTTTGAGTTTCTCAAAGTCGATTTGGTCTTCGCAAAAGACTTCGGGAAAGATTTGTTTGAGTTTTAATATATTGTTTTGTTTGAAATTATTTTCTAAATCGTGTATAATTTTTCAGTTCGGTTGCCATAATTGCGTCTTCCATCAATGATTACTTACAAAGTGTCCATTTTATCGGGATATGTTGAAAGTTAAAAGAAAAGAAGGCCGTCTGAAAAACTTTAATATTCGTTTTTCAGACGGCCTTCTTTTCACTTGCCGAAACAAGAGTATTTTGTTTCTCAACTTTACAAAACGGTCAGTCCTGCTGCTTACTTCTACCCTAAAAACTCTTTCAAAAACAGCAAGACGCAGGTAAGTTCGTCGGCGGATTCGCGTTGCGTGCCGTTGCCGGTATGGCCGCCGCCGTCAGGCGAGTAGAGCCAAGATTGCGGCGAGGTTTCACGCAGTTTGGCGTAGAACTTGAGCGCGTGGGCGGGATGGACGCGATCGTCGCTGAGGCTGGTGGTGATGAGCGCTGGCGGATAATCGATGCCGTCTGAAAGATTGTGATACGGCGACAATTCGCCCAGCCAGCGTTTGCAGACTTCGTATTTTTGCGGATTGCCGTATTCGTCCGTCCAGCTTGAACCGGCGGACAGCAGCGGATAACGGATCATGTCGGTCAGCGGTACTTCGCACACCAGCGCGCCTATGCTTTGCGGCTCGCGCACGAAGGCGGCGGCGGTAATCAAACCGCCGTTGCTGCCGCCCTGCAAACCGATGTGTTTGGGCGAACTCATGCCGCGTTCGGACAAATCGCGCACGACTGCCAATAAATCATCAACGCTTTTGTGTTTACTGATTCCCTGCGCCGCCTGATGCCAGCGTGGGCCGAATTCGCCGCCGCCGCGGATGTTTGCCAATACAAAGGCATTGCCCTCTTTCAGCCAATATTTGCCGACGCTGCCCAGATAATGCGGCAATTCGGGAATGCCGAAACC
Proteins encoded:
- the acpP gene encoding acyl carrier protein, with the translated sequence MSNIEQQVKKIVAEQLGVNEAEVKNESSFQDDLGADSLDTVELVMALEEAFGCEIPDEDAEKITTVQLAIDYINAHQG
- a CDS encoding DUF389 domain-containing protein, which gives rise to MQDQEESKNQEIQEKQKQEDNGAMTKLQDVFNLAHDQAHPDKIDATIRANTRVTGTSMWVLMFAIAVSSIGLNVNSTAVVIGAMLISPLMGPIVGMGYGLAVGDTALIRQAVRNIIIFVVISLITATLYFLLTPLKEAQSEILARTQPTLWDVLIAFFGGSAGIVALTRKEGGNAIPGVAIATALMPPLCTAGYGLAHGNWHYFLGASYLFAINCVFIAFATLLFSKLLKLPRRGLVKESKRRLHSIIITAVVLAVMIPSGYMASGLVRQEIFNTRANAAIATAKQQEGFFVLRKMLNHRENKVSLVVNGTGNAEKISALLVKSLEASGVKEPKVNVVYAGGDNAKIEELLASQNNPVQQQNELKEQQAYIDTVLAGKASDIDDAAVLKELKAQYPEAEKIVVGRGLAWDKAQTMPVSEQSESQKNAEPKTDTYDDIVVVSLELEQPLPAKDHERIQAWLNQRYEGKVVRILQTHKSQTDKPSNE